taagccactggctgaaaaagatttattcattaaccaataaaagcaacacatagaaagaagaacttcccacaccaaccCCAGAATAACCTTATCTTGTAGCTTTGTCTCCAGGCTGCCCTTGTGGATTTTCTCTGCAGCTTTCCAGGTTCTCACTATCCAGAGAGGCTGGGGTGATGCATTCTGGGGTTCTTTCCAGGTCTCAggtttctctatttctttttttcttttctttcttcccttccttcttcattttgttCGTtcgttccttctttccttcctccttttccttccttccttccttctttttttgtttgtttgtttttcaaggtagggttattctgtgtaacagctgtagctgtcctggaactctgtagatcaggttggccttgaactcacagagatctgcccatctctgcctctccagtgctgggattaaaggtgtgcgccaccaccgcccggtgcctCCTCTATTCTTGCTGTTGGTCATCGCAGCTTCAACCAGCTCAACAAAGAGGCAGTATTAAGGATGGAGAAGTGTTGGCGCAAGGATGAATGGCTCTGGGGGCAGTGCCAGAGGCCTGTCTGCTGTTAACCCTGGGATTTCCTTCTCTGTGCCTATTCCTATACCAAAGACTGTAGGGCTCAGTCTGTTTCTTTGACATAGCATGCTGCCCCCAACCCTTCTCCTTGGGGCTTCTCCCTCCTGAGAAAACAGACCAGCAAGGTACATACATATAGTATAAatgtgcacacataaatacatatatgtttatgtgtgtcagattctctaaaggaacagaaccaaTAGAATGAACATATATTACAAAATAGATCTATTACGTTGGCTTACACCACTGGGCTGGGTCATTTAACAGTGGCCATTGATGCACTGGGCAGGTAAGAACCCAGTAGCTGCTCAGACCACAAAGGTGGATGCCTCGGCAGCCTCAGTTGGGGCTGAAAGGCTTCAGGGATTCTTGGAGAGTTGCTGACCTTCAACCCAGGTGGAACCTGAAAAGGCAGATTCTGATGGCAGCGAAggatggcagtggtggtggcagcaaCAGCAGTAACATGAGAGATACACCCATCAGCAAGCAGCTCATGCAGGCAAACAGCAGCCCTCTTTCTCAGTCCTCCATACCTGGGTTGTGCCAGACGGTGCTCCATACTTTGTGGGGAGGACTTTCCCCTGAGTAAATCCTTCCTGGGCATGCCTTCACAGACCCACAGAGGCACGtctcttagttgattccagattcAATCAAACAGACAGTTCAGAGCAACCATCaccagcttacacacacacaaacacacacacacactatagactCGATGCCACACCCATCTCAGTAGTTGGAAGACTGAGGCCAGAAGACTGGGAGTTCCCAACCAACTTGAGCTTCAGAGTGAGACCGCCATCTCAAATAAGATACTGATTTCGGAGAACTGACTTCTGGACTTGGGAGCTGATAGCAGAATAGAATCCCAGGAAGGCAACAGTACAGTCTGTGTCAGGATGCATTTAGGAGATCTCGGAGACAGTAACCTAATCAGATGAGGCCAGAGCACATGGCTGGGGTTgatgctctttgcttttacatgaaTGTAggtttttaattacatttccaAAATACATTCGCAACAAGATCTAAGCTGGTGAGTGATTCAGTAGCCAGGTGCTGTAACCTTGTCACCTGAGGACACAAAACGAACCACTCAGGTGCTGAAGGAAGAGCAACTTTTGGGTCCAGCTTTTGAGTCAGTCCCTGCAATTTCTTGGGACCTAGGGTCAGTTGTGactacagtttttctttctcaaatgatAAGGCCTGGCTGTGGACATGGCCTCACTGGAAAACTAGTTTTGTCTTCAATACATGAGAGCATCTGTCATCAGTAATACTGCACTAAGGGATGTTGGATGAGGCAAGCTTGCTTCTCCCAGAAGGGGAATTACAACAGAAAATGTTTTACGTCTACTAGACAAAAACAGCTAatcttaaaaatagtaaaaagggGGTATACATAGtagatgagatttttttctcaatttctttaaaaGGTATTGATTATTGAAAGAAGAGCAATATAGTGTTTTATAATATCATGAAGACTTAAGCCATGTAACAAGAATGTCACCCGATATTTAAATAAGGAAATTCAACTGTTGGTTCTTTCATTGTGTCTAAAGTGTCATTGatattaattcaaaataaattgtgATAaataaaagggaggaaagaagacaaaTTAGTCTGGAAGTCAAGGACAAAGGCTCGTAGACACAGGATGATACTGGTGGAAGGGACCGAGCAGCTCCTATTTGCTGTCTGTGAGGAGTCTCTGTTACTGTCTTATTTGGTTGTTTCATTGCAGAAAGGACAATCACACAGGGAAACACAGTCAGTGGAGCAGAAGTAAAACCCCTTTTCCTTCTCATCCCAAATCTCAACTTTCACAGCTGATCCACAGTCACAAAAACACCTGAGCATGGGGGCAAGCCTGACCAGCCTTAAGTCTCAAACTTTTGAACTTATTtgtccatttatttatatttattatatttatttatattattgtgggGGTGCCATGTGCCACACACATCTGGGGGTGTCAGAATACTACCCTGTGAGTTTGTTTCTCTCCACCAATGACGGTAGTTTGAGTGTAactggtccccataagctcatagggagtggcactattaggaggagtggctttggtggagtgggtgtggtctagttggaggaagtgtgtcactgagggtgtgcTGTGCTCAGGACACCACCCAGTGAGGCAGTCAACTTCCTGTCGCCTGCAGGATGTAGCATTCTCAGCTTCAGCATCAAGTCTTCCTGCATCCGCCATGCTCCCCGTCACGATAacattctgaaactgtaagcaatcatgcaattcaatgttttccttataagagttgccatggtcacggtatctcttcacagcaataaaaacctaactaagacacatgagttctggggatacgactcaggtcaccaggcttgcacgCACACTCTTCTCATTCAGCTCAGGTCCAGGCTTGCACGCACACTCTTCTCATTCAGCTCAGGTCCAGGCTTGCACGCACACTCTTCTCATTCAGCTCAGGTCCAGGCTTGCACGCACACTCTTCTCATTCAGCTCAGGTCCAGGCTTGCACACACTCTTCTCATTCAGCTCAGGTCCAGGCTTGCACGCACACTCTTCTCATTCAGCTCAGGTCCAGGCTTGCGCACACTCTTCTCATTCAGCTCAGGTCCAGGCTTGCACGCACACTCTTCTCATTCAGCTCAGGTCCAGGTTTGCACGCACACTCTTCTCATTCAGCTCAGGTCCAGCTTGCACGCACACTCTTGACCCATTGGGCCATCTCACCTGCCCGGGCTTTACTTCCTAAGCTTTTACTTCAACTGTGCAGCCTTGGACCTCTGGGGATGGCTCTTAGGAAGGAAGCTGGCCATTCTGTGGCCAGCTACACCAACACTTTCTGAGTTACTTGTATCTAGAGTGTCATAGAAATGCTTTGAATACTGGCTTCTGGCTGTTATTAGTTCCTGAAGAAGTTACTTTAAAAAGACCtttatgatatttcatttgtatatacCACTCAACTTCATTTGCTTCTACCCCTCCCATCacttcccaccccatccccctccAGTACCCTCCTCTGCTATCATGCCGTAGGCgtgagcatgtatatgtgtgagtgtgtatatttAAGTCTGGGTTTCTCATATGAAAGAATAAGCAATATTTTGTATCTCTTCCCCCCATtaccctctctcctttccctgcccTGTCCCCTCAAGGCCCTGTCTTCCCTTTCATGGTCTCCCCTTCTACTGTCGGTCATGCAGAAGTTAGCTGTTAATTCAGATATTCATGAGAAAGGCCTGGGTTCGTGTTCCTTAGATTTAGAGGCTCTGATTTTCTTGAAGCTTGTCATGTGACCATCTCCAATCTTCCCACCACCACACCATGACATTCTTCTGTTCATTAAGCAGAAGGATAGGATTTCAGCTTGGCCACTCTTGGAGAGCAGAAAATGTCTCAAGTGATACTCACGAAGCGCTCAGTGACTTACACATTCTCGAAAACATCTCAATTATTCATGTCCTCCTTGCCTTCCTTCGACCTCGTCCTGTAGACATCCACTTGGCACGGCATACAAAGGGATGTGTTTTtagcagggagggaagaaaacgTTCACCTGTTAGAAAAAGCTGCCACCAGGGTCCTGGACACAGGCAGAGGTCCCTTCTCTCATCGCCATGTTATTTCCCTGAACAGACTGTAATCCCATCAATTCTCCATGCTTACGGTCATGAATGCTTGGCATTACCATATCTGAACATTAACAAAAAGGGAATTTCATGGCTCCACTTTTCACTTGAAGGCAAGGAAGGCGTGAAGACCTCATCAGAAATATGGCGTGTCTCACGTCAGCAAACACATGCCCCTTCATGTAGGCTTTCCTTTGCCGGTGCCGGGTACCTACCTACCCTTGCAGCTCCGTGCCCAGTCTCTGCAGGTCGCAAAGAGGTCACAACCCTCTCCACAGACAGCTGTTGCAGCATCCATAGCAGAGGGCCAGCCCTTAAAGAGCAGACTTTCGTCGCTGTCTAGGATCGACAGGGACGTAGGCAGTGTTCACCATAAAGTAGTTTCCTTTGCGCTTTGTGGATTGCTCACGCggctttaaaataaagaaatgcatttcCCCTTTAAAGTTTGCGACTGTGAGTTTCAGATCCTAAGTGCTGAAAGAACTCTGTCCTGTGGGAAAGCTCTTGAATTATGTTGGACTTGTTGTAGGATTTGGAGCAAACCAACCGCTCCTGCATTTGGTTACAACTTGCTTTTCTGTGGCTCAGTTTCCCacataaaataattctgttaaccGTCCTTGGAAAAGAGTGAGGGGGGCAGCAGGATGGCTCAATGTGTAAAGACCACTGCTGCTGAGCTGGGGTAACCTGCATTTGATCCTCGGAACCTCCATAGTTgggggagagaaccaactccggCACATTGCCCTCTGACCTATGCGCATGCACTCCAGTGAGTGCGTGCACAAGTGTAAAGATGGCGGCTAGAAAAGAGAATGAGTTAGATTCTAGCACAGGCTAGAATCTCAACTGAAGACTTACTCTAAGTGAAACGAGACACataaaaaacttattttatgaAGCCTAGCATTATATTCTAGCTATATGAAGTAGCTATGATATTAAAATTCATAGAGAAAATTGTGTGCATTAGGAGATACGAAGGGCAGGCAGCAGAGAGTGAGGTTGTTACCATTTTAGTGGCTACAAAGCAGTCTGGGCTGACGAAAACATTCAGGGCACGGAGACAATGATGATtataaaacaatggaaatttaCTTAATATTGCTCTACTTTATGCTGAGAATTATTAAAACGATAAGCTTCACCATATGTATATTTTATCGTCATCtgaggctggagagctgacttAGCGGCTATGAACTCATGTACAAGCATGAGTTTACAGGTACAGAGGCATTGCATAAGCAAATCTCTCTCCGTTCACCCTAAGACTTCTGAGATGTATCTATGTTTCTTTACCGTTGAGCATGTGACCATGATAGGAATATTCCACCCTTCCCTTGTTCGTTCACACAACTGGTTAGTTTTAAAAGTCAGTCTGCCACAACCTAGAATTAGCTGGTTTGGATGAAATAACGTCCCCCATACACTCAAGTATTTGAATAGCCGGtacccagttggtggtgctgttccGGAGGAGGAgcctgctggaggaagtacatcctTGGGGGCGGGTTCTGAGAGTTCATAGCCCCTACCCACTTCTAGTTTGCTCTTTTTTGCTTCCTGGTTATGTTTGTGGAGGAAGTTACAGTCTTTCCACTGTCTGTTCCAGCCAATATTGCTGCACTTACCCTGCCATTATGGACTCCCGTTCTGGAATAGTAAATCAAAATTAATTCCTTCTTACCTAAGTTCCCTTTGGTTAGGGTGCTTAATCACGGCTCATCCCGGGCAGCAGCATCTCCTGGGCAGGGTTGGAGAAAGCTCGATGCGCAGCAAACAGGCAgtgattgccccccccccccctctgctTTTAATTGTGGCTGTGGGTAGAGAATGTGAAAGTGCTTGCCCAAGGCTTTGGGATTTGccccagcacacacacgcacgtgtgagcacacacacacacacgcgcgcacacacacacacacaacaccgtCAGCTTTTTATAGCCTCAGATTCTAAATCTGTGGACTTAAGCAACTGAACactaaaacattaaaacaacaacGAAAGATCAAACCACAGTCCATCTGCATTGGGCATCTTCCCTAAGCTGTGCAGTTCAACGCTGCATACACAGCTGTTGCTGTGCTTACCCCATCAATACTGTACGTACTCTGGGTGTGATGTGAAGTTCATGGAGATGTGTAGGTCAGATGTAAATATTATGCCCTTGAAATAAGGGACTTAATCAGCTGTGGATTTCAGTGTCTGTGGGGAACCCTGGAGCCAGCACCCCACTGGCGCTGAGGGTGTGCATACTCTGGCAGCTTGTCCTTACTAGAGTGTCACTTAGTAGTGTTTTGGATGCTGTTGTTTGATTGTGAGTCTTGAAATCAGGCATCAAAAGCTCCCATATTGGTGCCTCTTTTTCACAACTgtcttggtgtttttgtttgttttggttttgattttgcacttttgtttgttttttgagacagggttgctctatagctttggagcctgtccggaactagctcttatagaccagactgacctcaaactcacagagatctgcctctgcctccccagtgctgggattaaaggcacgcaacaccattgcccagcttgattttacacttttatataattttggttTTCATCTGCATTGCTGTGAATGTGTGGGTTTGTGGACAGTAGATCTTAGTACTGTAGAGGCCTCTCGCACACGAACGTTGGGTTCTATAATTTCCGTGGGgttgttgctgtttggtttttcCAAAATCACTGTACTGGTCCTGAGCCTACTTTGTTGACTTTATATTCatgtatttaatatttacttttattgttttgttttttgttttttgacataaGGCctttctatatagccctgactgtcctgaaactcactgtgaagACTAGTGAACTCAgctatccacctgcttctgtctccaatgtgctgggattaaaggtgtgcactaccacacccaaaccatgctttaatttttttttaacagttcttacttagtttttattcataatcataaacttaactctgcaatccagctagacttgaaggggaatgaggaaaatatggaacccaaagaacttcagtgagagcagagattacagggtactgcgagcagatggggctggggtgctctcctgagctacagaaggaatGGTCTGGTGGGTAAGAAGCCCGCAAGTCAAAAGAATTAGAGTTGTCCACAGTCGGAAATGGTGATCTTCTTGCTGGTCTTGCCATTCCTGGACTCAAAACGCTCCATGGCTTCCACAATGTTCATGCCTTCTTTCACCTTCCCAAAGACCACGTGTTTGCCGTCCAGCCACTCAGTCTTGGTGGTGCAGATAAAAAACTGGGAACCGTTTGTGTTTGGTCCAGCATTTGCCATGGACAAGATGCCAGGACCTGTATGCTTCAGGATGAAGTTCTCATCCTCAAATTTTTCTCCGTAGATGGATCTGCTGCCAGTGCCATTATGGCGTGTGAAGTCACTACCCTGGCACATGAATCCGGGAATAATCCTGTGAAAGGAAGAACCCTTATATccaaatcctttctctccagtgctcagagcacgaaagttttctgctgtctttggaactTTGTCTGCAAACAGCTCAAAGGAGACGCGGCCCAAGGGCTCGCCATCGGCCGCGATGTCGAAGAACACGGTGGGGTTGACCATGGCTGCAGAAAGCGGTGAGAAGGGACAGCGGCATCTGCAAAGCGGCCccatgctttaatttttaaaatttgtgtttattCTGATTGttggtgtgtatgatgtgtgagGGGGCATTTGTCATGGTGTCTATGTGGGAGTCAGAGGGCAGATTTGTAGTCAGGGTTTTTCTTCAATCTTTCCATACGTTCTGGGACAGAAGTCACggcgtcaggcttggcagcaagctgcTGATCCAACTCTAGTTCTGGTCCTGAATATatatttgggtttttgagacagggtttctctgtatctttggagcctatcctggaactagctctgtacatcaggctggcctcaagctcacagagatcttcctgcctctgtctcccaagtgttgctattaaaggtgtgcgccaccactgtccggctacTCTGTAACTTTTAATTGAAGAGTAGGGGCCACTAACATTTAGttattattaagaatttttttccctgatttctcctttcttttatggtttttaatttcaaaagaatgggaaagCTTTCTTTTTCACTATGACATTTGTCATGATATACATCTGCTTTATTATCCAAACCTGGATTTTTTGAGAGTAAGAGAGGATAACtctcataaacatatatataggtgcaaaaagcaaaaattagACATCTTGGAGCGAAGTGGAGCACATGGTCGCACCTTCTGTGAAGGTCATACTCTGTTGTCTGTGCTGTGGGCCCCTGAGATTCTCAATGAAGATGTGACATCGCAGGGAGCTGAGGCATAACGAGACTCtatccttctccctccctccctcaaaaGGGCTGGGGTTACAGTACAGTTCAGTGTCTGGTGGCCTAGTATATGCAAGGTCCTGGATTCAGTCttcaccaccaaaacaaaacaaaatcagcaacaaacaaacaaacaaacacacatatacactgctCTCAGGAAGATCCGAGCTTCTCCTCGGGCTTGAAACATGCTTCCTACAGTGCTGACTCTtaggaaatatttataaattctggaaagaaggcaCCAGCTGCTGTATTGGAAGAGGGATGAGTAACCAGGGTTCTGGGTGCTTGACCCTCCACCAAGCGGCTGTGAGACTTGAGACAAGCTTTAGAAACTACCGAGAACTTTGTTCAGTATTTCTGTGAAACCAGGATAACAAATCATTGGGGAAAATTAAGTAattgcatatttttaaacatgttagaaaacataaaatgttaaagaaacaGAGCAGATTGTTTATTATTCATTGTAGGATTATTTTCcccaaacttttttgtttttgtttttcgagacagggtttctctgtagctttggtgcctgtcccagaactagctcttgtagaccaggctggcctcgaactcccagagatccacctgcctctgcctcccaagtgctgggattaaaggcgtgctccaccaccacccggctttcccCAAACTCTTAACACCCTGCAATGATGACCATGGTCCCCTTAAGGTATTTGGTGACATGGTGAGGCCTACTGTCTTCTCCGTCATTAATGTGGAAGCGGTTTTTGCCCTGGGCATCACCTGTGGGCACAGAGAAGAGGGCTTGTAAATTCATTGCATTGTGTCCCATGCTTGGATCTCATATCTGCACATTCATGCTGAGAAGAGTTCATGCATTTTGGGGACTGGTTATTACCTGCCCATTCTGCAGAATGCAGCCCTCCTTTGCATATTCGGAAAAGCCAGAGATCTGAGATACAGCACCTAGTCTAGGGTTTTCCTTGTCCCCTAATGGGTACCACTTGTTATTTTTCTGACCAGCAAGAAGTGGCTATTATGGAACTGAGCTGTGCACACATGACAGCTATATTCTCTGGCCTAAGGACATGAATTGTTTTCATCAGACTCTCTCCGTGGAGGTgagccttctcttctttctcttctaggCAGACCCACACTGTCTGCCAGGCTCACTTTCTCTGATGCTTCAGATCTCTCAGGCAAAGTTTCCCACTTGCTGTAGAAGAATTTGGCCAAGCTGTTGAGCCTCCTCTTGCTGCCGCTGTGCAGACAGATGAGGCTTAGGCAGCTTGCAGTCTCCCTGCTTTTGCATGGGGATCTTCAATCCCTTTCCACCTACACTTGGCCTCTTCCTGACCCTCTTCCAGGCATAGTTTAAATGCCATCCCTTTACTGCAAGGCTCTCTTCCTTTCTGAACCCTTGTTTTCTGCTTTGTGCCCAGGGAGTTGGGACTCTTCACGTAGAGTCTGCGCACTCCCACAATTTCATGACATCTAAGCTTCCAATAAATAACTGTGGCCCCGTGAATGAATGGAATGTAGTCTAAAGGACCTTTGGGGGAGTATTCCGTTGGAATACATATTTAGAAGTGTAAAGTTCCCCTTTCTTTGCAAATGGCTGTTCCTGgttgcctgcctgcctgacccTTCATTCCGAGGCCCGTGCTTactctccctttttgttttttccgCATTAAAATTACAGCTCATATGAAGCTTGCTGGAAGTTTGTTCCTGTTCTCATCTTCCTTTACAATGTCCCTGATCACGTGAGCAGCCTTTGAGAGCGAGATCACATTCTAAATCTCATGATTAACCTTTCACACAGTGAGAGGGCTGGCTCAGCGCTCCTTGCCCCCTGTGCTGGTGACgcatttctctttcatctctgctGTTTCCGTACTTTGCAAGCCGCTGCTAGCTGCGGAGGTCCTGATGGGAAACATTCTCCTCTCAAATGAACACATCCAAGGCACAAAACCAATCAAATGTGTAAACACCATGAACACTCTGCGCAAATCTGCCACTTAGGCTCCCAGAGGCGGCTGACTGACACAGTTGCaaagttttcattattttgataTTTCTGAATACAGGATCTTAGAAGACAAGGTTTAACCTGAAGTGCACTGAGAGCAcatattagatttatttatactGGGGAAAGATTCACAGATAGTAAACCTTTAAATAGAAAGACTTTAAATGACAATATGCAACTGGAATTCTTTCATGAGTTTGGTGAACTAAATTTGTGGAAGCTGTAATTTGTGTGTCCGAATGGTAGATGTATACTCTTAAAGCTTTACAGCAATGCATTCAGAGGAAATAACCGGTGTTGAAATTAGAAGTGATCAAcatgtttcatattttaaagtcaCTATTTTACATATAATTACAATAACTCCCAATTACATGCGACTAAAGGAAAACAAGCATGAATAACCAATCAGTATTTAAACCAAGGAAAGGCATTTGTTTATACTAATTGGTTATAGACAGCACCATAGGCATGAAATGAATGCAAGTCGGATTTGAAAACCCCAAATAGTATTAAGATGGATGTTGACTGTGCTATTGGTTAAATGATATTTTGCCGAAAGACGCTACGGAGTTGCGCACGGTAAAGTCCTCTCGCCGTTATTTTTCACTCTCCTAAAGTGACCCGTTAATGCCGCGTTAGGATCCGTTTCATTAATGCCCAGAACTTTTGTTCTGCGCTTTACATTGGAAACAGATTTAAGCACTAAGCGCCTCTAAGGTCTGCAGCCTGGGAGCCTTTCCGAATTTGTAACAGGGACCAGAACAGACCGTATTACACTCTCCAAATGGTGCGGCTTTGCATTTGAATGTCCGAATTATCCTGGTTTCTTAGAGACGAGCACTACACCAACATCTTAAATCCTCAAAATACTGTCCGCTTCACTGAATGCTTGCGATCTAAGCATATGTGTAATTATTCTGTAATTCTCCCCAAAATGTGATTCCTTGGAAATGCAGACTAGGACTCCCCTATTGTAAATGATTTCTTTGTGGCCATGCCTTTAAATATGGTAACAAgcgagtgagtgtgtgtgtctgggtttgCTGCCTTGATAAGGACGGTTTCTTCCCAAGCTCTCCTTGAAACTCCCATGAGGGAAATTGGCTCTGCATTTGTTGaatcacaaataataataataataataataataataataataataataaataaataaataaaaatagtgtgTATTACAAGAAGGGACCTGTCTTCTGTCACCCACAATAGCCTTAGAAATAGTTCTAGGTAAGAAGCTAGAACCCAGAAATGTCGCCAGTGACAGTTATGGTCACCGTGGGTGTAGAGAGATTCTGGAGCAGCCTAGGATTCTGTTGTCTCTGCAAACTGCTTCAGATGTGCTCAGCTGGGGACAATTAAAACATACACTTTAAAAACTGACAGCTGGAAAGAaggcagtggggaggggagggagtggtaaGGGGACTCAGGGCAGTCTATAAACTCAGTTGCGAAGTTAACATTTTGCAGGGTCTTAGGAGAGTCCTTGATGAGGACTTTCCCAGGGAACAGTCTTGGCAAGCAGAGATGTCAGATTGTGACATCCTGAGCGTGCACGTCTTGGGCAAATTGATAATGCACCGTCCAAATCTCGCTGGCTGTGGTGGCCGCAATTCTCATTAACTGCAGTATGAGGCCTTGCATTTGG
This DNA window, taken from Chionomys nivalis chromosome 23, mChiNiv1.1, whole genome shotgun sequence, encodes the following:
- the LOC130865331 gene encoding peptidyl-prolyl cis-trans isomerase A-like; amino-acid sequence: MVNPTVFFDIAADGEPLGRVSFELFADKVPKTAENFRALSTGEKGFGYKGSSFHRIIPGFMCQGSDFTRHNGTGSRSIYGEKFEDENFILKHTGPGILSMANAGPNTNGSQFFICTTKTEWLDGKHVVFGKVKEGMNIVEAMERFESRNGKTSKKITISDCGQL